ACCCGGGCAGTCTACGTGAGCGTAGTGACGGTTGTCGGTTTCGTATTCTACGTGCGAGGTGTTGATGGTAATACCGCGTTCGCGTTCTTCCGGCGCTTTATCGATCTGGCTGTAGTCCTGGAATTCCGCTTTGCCGCTTTCCGAAAGAACTTTCGTGATCGCGGCGGTCAGGGTTGTTTTACCATGGTCAACGTGACCGATGGTACCAATATTAACGTGCGGTTTGCTGCGTTCAAAATGTGCTTTTGCCATTTGAATTTCCTCCTAATAGGTGATGATTATGCTTTTTTGCCGCTGCGCTGCGCGACGATTTCTTCCGCGACCGCTTTCGGCACTTCTTCGTAATGATCAAACGTCATGGTGTGGTTACCGCGGCCCTGCGTCTTCGAACGCAAGTCGGTCGCGTAACCGAACATTTCGGACAACGGAACGAACGATTTAATGTTCGTCGCGCCGCGACGCGGTTCCATGCCTTCTACTTTGCCGCGACGGGAGTTCAGGTCGCCGATAACGTCGCCCATGTATTCATCCGGTACGACAACGTCGACACGCATGTACGGTTCGAGGAGCACCGGCTGCGCTTTTTGCGCGCCGGCTTTGAAGCCCATAGAACCGGCAATCTTAAAGGCCATTTCCGAGGAGTCGACATCATGGTACGAACCGTCGAAAACGGTAACTTTGATGTCTACCATCGGGTAACCCGCAACAACACCGGTCTGCATCGCTTCTTCCACACCGGCCTGTACCGGTCCGATGTATTCTTTCGGAATGACACCGCCGACGATTTTGTTTTCGAAGATGAAGCCGGATCCCGGCTCCATCGGTTCGAGTTTCAACCAGCAGTGGCCATACTGACCGCGACCACCGGACTGACGTATGAACTTACCTTCCGATTCGACTTCTTTGCGGATCGTTTCACGGTAAGCAACCTGCGGTTTACCGATGTTGCTTTCGACTTTAAATTCGCGCGACATGCGGGTAACCAGCACATCCAAGTGAAGTTCGCCCATGCCGGAAATGATCGTTTGACCGCTTTCGGCATCGGTATGAACTTTGAACGTCGGATCTTCTTCCGCCAGTTTCTGCAGTGCAATGCCCATTTTTTCCTGGTCGGCTTTCGTTTTCGGTTCTACCGCAACGGAGATAACCGGTTCCGGAAATTCCATTTTTTCCAAAATGATCGGGTTCTTTTCATCGCAGAGCGAATCGCCTGTCGTGACATCTTTGAAACCGATGGCCGCTGCAATATCGCCGCTGTATACTTTGTCAATTTCACTGCGGTGGTTAGCGTGCATCATCAAGACACGGCCGACACGTTCGCGTTTGCCCTTCGTCGCGTTGTAAACGTAGGAGCCCGCTTCGAGCGTACCGGAGTACACGCGGAAGAATGAAAGTTTACCGACATAGGGGTCGGTCATGATCTTAAACGCCAAAGCCGAGAACGGCGCGTTATCGTCCGAAGGACGGCTGTCCGCTTCTCCCGTATCCGGGTTGACGCCTTTGATCGCCGGTACATCCGTCGGAGCCGGCATGTACGCGATGATCGCATCCAATAATTCCTGAACACCTTTGTTCTTGTAAGCGGAACCGCAGGCTACCGGGTTCATCGTGGTGGCAATCGTCGCTTTACGGATGCCCGCCTGAATTTCTTCGGTAGTGAGTTCTTCGCCTTCCAAGTATTTCATCATGAGATCGTCATCGGTTTCCGCTACTGCTTCAATCAGCTTTGCGCGATATTCTTTGGCTTTATCCAACATATCCGCCGGAATTTCGCCTTCAACGATATCGATACCGTGATCGCCTTCATAATGGTAAGCTTTCATCTTGATCAAATCGATGATGCCTTCAAAATCTTGTTCCGCACCGATCGGCAATGAGATCGGCACAGCGTTAGCGCCTAAGCGCTCTTTCATCGATTCAACGGCTGCGTAGAAATCCGCACCCGTCGTATCCATCTTGTTGATGAATGCGATACGCGGTACACCGTAGTGATCCGCCTGACGCCAAACCGTTTCCGATTGCGGTTCTACACCGCTTTTCGCGTCAAACACCGCGACCGCGCCGTCGAGCACGCGCAAAGAGCGCTCAACTTCGACCGTAAAATCCACGTGACCGGGCGTGTCGATAATATTGATACGATTGCCTTTCCAGTGGCAAGTCGTCGCCGCGGACGTGATCGTAATCCCGCGTTCCTGTTCCTGGTCCATCCAGTCCATGGTAGCGGCACCTTCGTGTGTTTCACCGATTTTGTGCACGCGTCCCGTGTAAAACAGAATACGTTCCGTGGTCGTGGTCTTGCCGGCATCAATGTGCGCCATGATGCCGATATTGCGAGTATTTTGTAATGTAAATTCTCTAGCCACGATAGATTCCTTTCATAACTACCAACGATAGTGGGCAAACGCTTTGTTTGCTTCCGCCATCTTATGTGTCTCTTCTTTCTTCTTAATGGCTGCGCCCGTGTTGTTGGCCGCATCCATCAATTCACCGGCAACGCGTTCCCGCATGGTGCGTTCGCTGCGCTGGCGAGCATAGCCGACCATCCAGCGGATGCCTAAGGTTAAACGGCGATCCGAACGGACTTCAACCGGCACCTGGTAGTTCGCACCGCCGACGCGGCGAGCACGTACTTCCAAGACAGGCATAACATTTTCCAACGCCTGTTCAAAAACTTCCAACGGGTCTTTGCCCGTTTTCGAGCGAATAATATCGAAAGCATCGTAGACGATACCTTCCGCAATGCCTTTTTTGCCATCCAGCATTACTTTATTGATGAAACGCGTAACTACCTTCGATCCATACACGGGATCCGGCAGAACGTCACGTTTCGGTACGGGGCCTTTTCTCGGCATGTCAGTTCCTCCTTATATAATGGTATTTGTTATCGTATTATTTCTGCGCGGATTTAGCGCCATATTTCGAGCGCGATTGCATGCGCCCCTGTACACCTGCTGTGTCCAGAGCACCGCGAACAATATGATAACGAACACCCGGCAAGTCCTTGACACGACCGCCGCGGATCAAGACAACGCTGTGTTCCTGCAAGTTGTGACCGATCCCCGGGATGTAAGCCGATACTTCGATGCCGTTCGTCAAACGTACACGCGCCACCTTACGCAACGCGGAGTTCGGTTTCTTCGGCGTAGCAGTGTACACACGAGTGCAAACACCACGTTTCTGCGGGCTGTTTTTCAGCGCCGGAGTTTTGGATTTTTCCTGCAAAGTCCCACGACCTTTGCGAACCAACTGGTTAATTGTCGGCATTAGAATTCCCTCCTTCCTCAATCATGAATATTTATAATTGATTTCCCACCGTCAGATGACGGCAAAAAATATTACCAAAATCAGACTAGCTGCAAAGGATTGCGACCGCCGCCGCCTTGACCGGCAACTTGCACGCCTCACCAAGCTCGGCACGGCTGTACGTCGCGACCACCGACACGCCCTGTTCCTGACACAAAAGCAGCAAGGGTTGGGTAATCCGCTCTTGTGCGTCGTGGGCCAGCCATACTTCTTTGGCGCGGCCGTCACGAACCGCGCGGCCGACTTCCTTCGCCCCGACAACAAAAGGCTGTTGGGCCAATTCTTTCAAGTCCATCGGTCTCATCCTTTCCGTCGTTTAGTGCGCAAGTAATAAAACTTATATCATTACAGACACTCAAATAGTATATCATTGCGAATCAAACATGTCAATAATTTTTATTCATAAAGCTCCTGTTTATCGCATTTATCTATCACACGTTACCGGGTGTTTAACCACCCCTCTCAAAAAAGGACACAGAGACAATGCCCTGTGTCCTTTTTTATTGCCAAAACGACATTTCTTTGCCAAGATTAGAATTTCATTATTTATTTTCTGATGACCAAATGCGGCGTGGGATATGGCAATGTTTCCGGTTTCGCGCCGTCAAACTGTTTCATCGTCTTGCCTTCGTACGGCAGTTCAAAGGCCTCCTCTTGCGGTATCTGCAAGTACCGATAGGCGAGTCGCGCCGCGCGTCCGATCAGTTGCAGGCAATGAATGCGACGCTCCCGCAATTCCCATGCACCATGCGATCGTTTTCCGCGACAAAATCACGCACGATCGCATGGTAACGTCGGTAATATTTACCGGCGCCCTCCTTGCCTCGCTCCTCTTCCGGAACGGTATACGGATCCTTCCGACCGTACCGCAGTCCGTTCGCCAAGACGACAGCCGATAACGCCCCGCAAGTTAGTCCCGAAAGGCCGATGCCGGCACCGAAACCGACTCCCATACCGACCGCTTCTTTGAGAATGTCCAGCGCTCCCTCGCGCTGCAACGCGGAGAGCACGCATTCTGCACAGTTTAAGCCGTGCTTATAATTTTCAATAGCATACTGCTCGACACGTTCTTCCGGCGTCAATTTGCTCCAATCGATCGTTTCCATACACTCCCCTCCCCTTTACTTACAGTATAAGAGAATGCGACGAAAAAAACACTCAGCCGAGAATATGGCGACGATTGGCTTCATCAAAATCATCCGTGATTCCTTTATGCGGCGGCGCATCCAACAAGCTCACCGCGATGATGGCCAGCGACGCGAATAAGAAACCCGGAACGATTTCATATAAACCGAACCACTCAAATTGTTTCCACACGAGTACGGTAATACCGCCGACAAGCATGCCGGCCAACGCGCCGTTGCGCGTCATCCTCCGCCAAAAAAGCGCCAACACCACAACCGGTCCGAAAACGGAACCGAAGCCCGCCCAGGCATAGGCAACGATGTTCAAAATGTAGCTGTTCGGATTGAGCGCGAGCAAAATCGCGCAGGCCGCCACCAACAGTACCGTCAATCGACTGACATAGACCAATTCACGCTCACCGGCGCCGCGATGCACGAAATTTTTATAAAAGTCTTTCGAGATCGTCGCCGACGTCACTAAAAGCTGCGCCGAGGATGTGCTCATGATCGCCGCCAAGACTGCCGACAAAATAAAACCGCCGACGAAGGGAGTAAACAACGAGCTGCTCATCAGCAGGAAAATCCGCTCCGCGTCCGCGCCTTCCAAGAACGTCGGCCAGTAAACGCGACCGACAAAACCGACCGCGACTGCCGCCGCGAGCGAAATAATGACCCAAGTCATGGCAATGCGAGTGGCTTTATGCAATTCATCCGCATTCTGAATCGCCATAAAACGCACCAGAATGTGCGGTTGGCCGAAGTATCCGAGTCCCCAGCCCAGCGATGAAATCAACATGATAATCGTCGCGCCCGTACCGATGGCCGGATCAAAAAGAGCAAAATGCCCGGGCACCGTCGCCTGCAAACGAGCCATGGTCTCTTCGAAGCCCCCCAGTGCAAACATCCCTGCCATCGGCACCATGAGAATGGCAAAGAACATCATGATTCCTTGAATGAAATCGGTCCAGCTGACCGCCATGAAGCCGCCCAGAAATGTATAGGAAATAACCACTCCCGCGGTAATCAGCAACGACCAGACATACGGCAGTCCGAACACCGTTTCAAACAATTTGCCGCCGGCGACAAAACCGGACGACGTATAAATTAAAAAGAAAATAAAGGTAAAAATCGCCGAAACCAGGTTCAGCATGTTGCTGTGATCATGAAAGCGATTATTCAAGAAATCGGGAATCGTCAAGCTGTCATTGGCAATCTCGGTGTAGTTACGCAAGCGCTTGGAAATAAACACCCAGTTCGCCCATGTGCCGAGCGCCAGACCGACGGCAGTCCACATCGCGGGCAGCCCCGACAAATACGCAAGTCCCGGCAGTCCCATCAGCATCCAACCGCTCATATCGGATGCTTCCGCACTCATGCTGGTGATCCACGGACCCAAGCTCCGCCCACCTAAAATATAATCACTCAGCTCGTTTGAACGGCGATAATAATACACGCCGATATAGACCATCACGCCCAAATAAATGGCGAAGGCGCCGATGACATGCCAGTTCGTTGCCAATGACTCCACTTCCTTTACCCTAATATTTTTTCATTTTACCACAATGCGCCGCAGAAGCGAAATTTTTCACTCTTTTTCGTAATAAAAAAACGCCCATACGGGCGTTTTATTTCTGTTACGCTTCGACCGGACGAACTACGACCTGACGATGGTGGCGTCCCAGACGTTCAAAGGAGACCACGCCGGGCGTTTTCGCAAACAACGTGTCATCTTTGCCGATACCCACATTGGTACCCGGATGGAACTTCGTGCCGCGTTGACGAACAATAATCGCACCGGCTTTAGTCATCTGACCGTCGTGAACTTTGACACCGAGGCGTTTGCTTTGGGAATCACGACCGTTACGCGTACTACTTTGTCCTTTTTTATGAGCAAATAACTGTAAATCAAATGTAAACATGGTTTCACCTCCGTCTTTCTGCAATGGTGAGCCGTTCGGGATACTGCGCCTGAATTTGGCGCAATCCGTTCAGCATAGTTTCAATCAGTAATTGGGAACGGGCATCCGGCGCATCCGCAAGTTGAACCGTGAGCATCCCCGACTGCGTCTCATAATGTCCGCGAAATTTCGCCACATTTTTAAGACCGCCGGCCGTTGTTAATGTCACGGCGGAAACCGCCGCGCAGACAATGTCGGAGCCGTGTTCGGCATAATCCGCATGTCCGCTGACGGAAAAACCCGTATATACCCCGTCCGTTACCTGTGTCTCTACCAGGATCATGGCTTACGCCAAAGCGATCGATTCTATCAGGACTTTGGTGAAAGGCTGACGGTGACCTTGGCGACGACGATAATTCGATTTCGATTTGTACTTGAAGACACGGATCTTTTTACCGCGCCCCTGTGTAAGCACTTTGCCTTTGACCGTGGCCCCTTTAACGAAAGGAGCGCCAAACTGGATGTTGTCACCGTCTACCACGGACAACACGTCGGCAAATTCGATCGCTTCATCCGCTGCCTGCGCGAGCTTTTCGACCGTAATAACTTTGCCTTCTTCGACACGGTACTGTTTACCACCGGTTTGAATAATTGCGTACATAGTTGCACCTCCTCTATAACCAGACTCGCCGAATATGGTAGCGTTCGCTTTGAAAACCTCTTCGAGCGGTTGTGTCATAGTCACACACTACGACTTTTCAATTATATAGAATCGATACCGGCAAGTCAAGTTTTATTTTTGCTCGACCAGGCCGTAAGCGGCCGCCACATCCTGTACAAAAATAATTCCATGCCCCGGCTCATCGATGTGTAATTTGTTGGAAATAGCATCGACAATATTTTGCACTTTCTCTTGCGGCGCTAAAACCATGACGACTTCTTTTTCCGGTTCAATCGGGAAGTCGAAAATCATCGTGGTATTGCGCGACGCCGAACCGCGACCGCGCAGAATCGTGCCGCCGCGCGCCCCGGCGGATCCTGCCGCTTCAACGACGGTGTTGGCTAACCCTTTCTCAACGACCGTATAAATGACCTGCCACATAATGTCTTCCCCTTCCTTCTTTTCGATTTTGCATTCGTTCAGCGTATGCGATCCGTAGATACCGGTAATAGGAAGCGCGTAGGCGATCCCGCGATTTTTCTTCCCCAGTTTGAAACGTTCAACCATTTGCGGCAAAAGCACACGCGCCCGCTTGCGTTCTTCAATGGCGAATACCAAGTCTTTGCGAATTTCCCGTACTCCCAGTTTGGCTAAAAAGGAGTTCGAGATCGTGCCTTTGGCCGGCATCACGGTGACGCCGCTGACGTGTTCATGATGAAACGCCGCGCTCAGATCCGCGCCCTCGCCGTGATTCAACACAAAGACCATTATCCAATAGCAGCTTTCCCTCATGCCTCGTTCCCCCGTTTCTGTTTCCATTGAAAGACCATGCCCAGAAGTTGCAAGGCGACTATCGGCATCATCGCAATCAACGCCACGACACCGAATCCGTCCAAAAACACATCCGCGCCCGGAAAGTGTCGCGCCGCGCCGCTGGCAAAACTCAATACGAATGTAGCCGCCATCGGGCCGGACGCGACACCGCCCGAATCAAACGCCATGCCGACAAAGAGGTTCGGCACGAAGTACGATAACGCAATCGCGATCAAATATCCGGGCAGCAGCATATGCCACAATTCCAGCCCCGGCAACACAATGCGCAGCATCGAGAATGCCACCGCGCTGCCAACCGCGAGTGATAACGCGATTAAGACCAACTTGCGCGGTACATAGCCGCTGGTGATATCCTCGATCTGGTTGACGAGCGGAAACACGGCCGGTTCCGCCAAAATAACAACGAGACCGATGACCAAACCGACGAGCACCAAAACAACCGATCCTTCCAGTCGGGCGATCTCCATCCCCAACTCATAGCCCGCTCGGTTAAAACCGAAATTGACGCCGGTCATAAAAATCACGAGACCGAGGTAGGTATAGACGACACCCGCGTTAATTCGGAAAAATTCCGCGCCCTGCACTTTTTCTATAAAAAAATGCGCTAAGTAAAAAAGCAGTGTAACCGGTAAAATACTTAAAAAGACTTCCCAAAACATATGCGGAACCAAATAAGCGAGACTTTGCCAAAACGGTTCCAACGCCGCCTGATCCGGCACTGTCACACTCGCCCCGAGCGGTTGCTGCGCGGTGACAACCGCCATCAGCAGCACGCCCAGGATCGCGCCCGCGGAGGCGATCCCGACCAAGCCGAAGCTGTCTTCTTCGGCGGCCACCGAGTCCGACGACTTAAAACCGGAAACGCCGGCGGCCAATGCTAGGAAAAAAGGTACCGTCATTGCCCCTGTCGTGGTGCCGGAGGCGTCAAACGAAAGCGCAATAAATTCACGCGGCACCAAAAGGCAAAGCAGACCAATCATTGCGTAAAACAGGAAAAACACATGTTTCAGCGCCAGGGAGCGGACGATCCTCCATAATCCGAATGCCAGCGTAACGGCAATTCCCGCCGACACCGCGTACACCAGCATCTTTTCCGTCATGTCCCCCGATGTAAATAATTCTACCTGCTGTCCGTAAATTCGCAGATCCGGCTCCGCCATCGATATGGCAAAGCCGAGGACAAGACCGCTCATGACGACCATAATCATTTTGCCGTACTTCGTTACGGCATGACCTAAATGCATCCCGATCGGACTGACGCCGATTTCCACGCCGACGTGAAACACGGTCAATCCCAAGATAATCAGCGCCGTACCTACCACGCAACGCAGCAAAATATCAAACGACAGCGGCGCCAAAAAAACATGGAGCAAAAAAATCAATATTACAATCGGCAACACTGACTGACTCACTTCTTTTAACTTTTCACCGAATATTCCCATTGACTCCCCCCAAACTTTTCTGATTTCAGATAAAGTTATTATAACACAGTGGTTTGCGTTACCTTCACGAAACGACGATACAAAAAAAGAGAGGCGATCGCCTCTCTTTGATCAGCGTGTTCGTTACGAATCGCGCGGTCCGTATAAAGTTTTCGCAAGCAGTGCGACAGCGTCCGCCGCCCGCACGCTTACCGTAGCGGAGATCTCGTCATCGGTAAACATCGTTACATTGCCGGATGCCAGCGCCGGCAATGTTTGCCAATAAGCGGACGATTCCAACTCTTCCCAAGCCGCGGCTCCCGGCGATGCCGCATCCTGTTCGCGCAGAACGATCACGGCTTGCGGTTGCAGGTTGGCCTTTATCACGTTTTCGATCGGGATCAAGCCTTCCCTGTCACGCGGCACATCCGCTAATTCATCGGCCAGGTTGACCATCGGAATCAGCTGCGCCAAGTTTCCGATCAGCGTATGACTGTCACAGGCGCCTACACCGTTGTCATTCACATCAATAATCAACACATGTTTCGGAGGCACCGATGCGAATGCATTACGTGTTTTTTCAATGCTCGTTTCCATATTGTGGACAATTTTTTCCGCGGCCGGTTCTCTTCCCAAAACAGCGCCCCAGAAATAAATCCGATTTTCAATATCCGCCAACGATTCCGTTTTCCAAAAAAGCACGGGCACATTATCTTCCGTGAGAGAAGCGATCCACTCCGGCGACACATGCGCGGCCGGACCGACAACGATATCCGGCGAGAGAGCGGCGATTTCCGCCGGATTCGGTTGCGCGCTTAATTGCGGCAACGCCTTCCACTTCTCCGCCAAGCGTTGCGGTAAACTCGCATGCGTCGTAACCGCCAACGGCGTCACGCCTAACGCGTCCACAATTTTGGCTTCGATATTATCCAGCGCAATCACGCGCTGCGTAGGCGCGTTAAAAGTCACTTCCCGTTCCAAACTGTCCGTATATGTCAGCTGCTGCGTCGTTTTCACCGTCTTCGGCGTTTTCTCACCGAATCCGCGCAACAACAATACGGCCGCGGCCAGCACAACGATCACGCCGACGACGATCATCCATTTTCGTTTCCGTTTTTGATTCATTATGGCCTCGCTTTACAGAGTCCTTGTCGCGGCGACAAGCGGAACTTACCGGCGTACTTTGGCAAATGCCTTGCGGGCCTCTTGACGAGCCGCCTCAAAATCCGCCGCATCCGGATGCGACGCCGAGTCCGCCATCATGTCTCGCGTCAATGTCACGGGCTCACCGTACGGAAAGCGAACCAACGTGGTCACTTCTTTTTGAATCGTATCCGCCAATTTACCCTGGCAGATGAATTGTCCCAAGAGCAAGTTGCGTTCCGCGATCATGTCACGCGCCGCCCGCGCGCTCAGAATCGCATGCTCTTCCGATGGTTTCGCTCCCATCGTGCCGAACAAAAACACTTTTTTCCCTGCAAGACTTTCCAGAAAGCGTGTTGCTTCTTCACAAGGCTTACCGGCGTGCACCCAAAATCCTACCGCGATGCACTCCGCTTGGGACGGATCCGCAGCTTCCATCGGTACGGCCGAAACGCCCAATTCATCCGCAATGGCTTCCGCTACCTGTTTGGTATTGCCTGTTTGCGACGCATAGGTCACCATAATTGTTTGCGCCATACTATCCCCTCCAGGATCTCTGTCAGTAAATGCTCTGCCTTTATTGTAGCAAGAATGCGCGCTCCTGCAAATAATTAATTCCATGCGTTGATTTGTCATTCATTACTTGAAAGTCGACAGCCACTCCGTTATACTTAAAGAATATTAATAGAGATTAAAGGAGTTAATTATGGATTTCTTGTTCGCCACGTTGCCGTATTTGAACATCGGCTTTTTTTGCGCGTTACTCGCGCGTTTCACCGGCGCCAACCTGTCGGCTTTGGTGCTTTGCTGTTTTCTGTATTTAGGCGCTACGCCGATGCAAACGATCGGCATGATGCTGACCTTCCTCGCGTTTATGCAGTTGACTATTCATACGCAGGGAGAACGCTTAAGCTTCAAAACGTTACGAATTTTTAAGGGCTGGCGAATTTTAATTCCGGTGCTGTTTGTCGCTTTCACGCTCGTCGCCAATCCGTTTTACGCGATCGCGTCCTTCGTCGGTTTCTTCCTGATGGAGGTCCTGGCGATGCTCTATCTGGAGTTACCGATTGATCAGCGCCCGACACGCATGACGCTCGTAAAATATTCCGTCTGCGGTTTCATTCCGGCGCTGCTCGGTCTGTTGGCGCTGTCCGTGATTCCCGCGCCGTACTATTACTTGATTTGCGGGGTCCTGATCCTGATCGCCACGGGTCTCATTTTCTGGCTCGGCAAAAATCGTAAACGCTTGCAGACCACTTGGGATGCGGTGATTTATGCGGCCTGGTTCCTGCTCGGTTTCTGCGGTCTCGAATGGAGCGATTGGCTGCGCGATCTCAAACGTCAACGCGTCTCGACACTTGCCCGCTACTTGGCGATAGTCACTGTTCCGGTCGTGTTTCTCACTTTTGTCGCGGCCAATATCGTCTACGGCATCATCAGCCTTTCCGGTTTGATCACGGCGCTGGCGGCGACGATCGCCATTCGGCTCTTCGGCTACTATCAGGTCAGCGAACGCGGCGAAGCCAACCCGATTGCGCTCGGTCTTGTCGTTCTCGCTGTGTTGTGTCTCTTCCTGGTGCAACCGGCGCCGCACGGCATTACCGATTTGCTGTACGTTCCGACTTCATGGAAACTTTGGTAAACAAAAAACGGCTCATCCGAGCCGTTTTTTTATTGTCCGAAAATCCGTTATTCAGCCGTTGTTACTTTTGAGTTCGTCGTATAGACGGCGCCAATGCGCACCCGCGCATCATTGCCGAACTCCGTTCCTTCGGTGTGGCGCAAACGTAAATCGCCGCTGATTTCAATGTTACCGCGCGGTTTGGACTCGGTCCCGACGCCTAACGCATTGAGTTCGCGCGCGTATTCTTTTTGCGTCGGCGCCAATGCTTCCCGCTGCGCCGGAGTCAAATAACCTTCGCGCAGCATCGCCGCCACGGCGCGCGCCAACTCAAAGCGCGTCAAATGCGGACGTTCGAGCAACGTCGCGTCGTAACCGGGAGCGGCTCCCGCTTCAATCAACGTCGCCGCCGCCTGATACCCTTCGGTGTAGCGTTCCACTTCATCAAACGAGTTCGGCGCGTAGTGATTATACGCAAACGTTGCCCACGGCATCATGCCGATACCGATGCCGAGCAACAGCGCGGCGACTTTTTTATGCATGCGACGCCTCCTGCGGATCGACCACAAACCCCTGAATCACTTGCAATAAAGCCTGACGATTCAGATGATTTTTCGATGAATACATCAGCGGCGGATAGTCACCCGGATATTCATGCGCGATCGTCCGAATATTTTTCTGGCGATCGCTTTGCCCGAGTTTATCGGCTTTCGTGCCGATGACTTGCAGGGGCATACCCAAGCCGCGCAGCCACTGGTACGCTTTTTTATCAATCGGCAACTGGGGATGCCGCAAATCGATCAACAGACACATCAATGCCAAGTGTCGCGAGTTCGCCGCATAATCGGCAATAAAACCCGACCACGCATCACGATTCTCGTGACCGGTCTTCGCAAATCCGTACCCCGGCAAGTCTACCAGGTACCAATTCTGTTCGCTTTCGCCTGCATCGCCCGCGCCGTCGACAGCTTGTTTCGAGCGAATGGAAAAATAATTAATTGTGCGCGTTTTACCGGGTTCGCGACTGACCATCGCCAGTCCCCGGTGATTGCACAACGAGTTAATGAGTGATGATTTTCCGACATTGGATCGGCCGATAAAGGCGATCTCTTTCAAATCATCTTTCTTGCATTGCGATAATTTCACCGCGGATAACAAGTAGGATGATTCTACAATACGAAATGATTCCTCTGCCATCGTTACGCCTCACCCCGTTTCTGTTTTACCGGTTCAGACATAGCCTGCTGCAGCACTTCATCCATATGGGAAACGAAATGGAAAACCAAATCGTCACGCACGCTCTGCGGAATATCCGCCAGATCGCGGCGGTTTTCTTTCGGTAAAAGAATCCGGCGAATACCGGCCCGATGCGCCGCCAGCACCTTTTCTTTGATGCCGCCGACGGCAAGCACCTGTCCACGCAAGGTGATTTCACCCGTCATCGCGGTATCGGCTCGTACCGGACATTTCGTCACGGCCGAGGCGATAGCGGTCGCCATCGTGATGCCCGCCGACGGTCCGTCTTTCGGGATCGCGCCTTCGGGTAAATGGATGTGAATATCGATCGTGCGATAAAAATCAGCTGCCAGATGCAACTCTTCCGCCCGACTGCGCACATAGGTGTACGCCGCCTGCGCGGATTCTTTCATCACGTCGCCGAGCTGGCCTGTCAAGATCATTTTACCAGACCCGCTAAACGCCGTCACTTCCGTGTTCAA
The nucleotide sequence above comes from Negativicoccus succinicivorans. Encoded proteins:
- a CDS encoding ribosomal-processing cysteine protease Prp, which codes for MILVETQVTDGVYTGFSVSGHADYAEHGSDIVCAAVSAVTLTTAGGLKNVAKFRGHYETQSGMLTVQLADAPDARSQLLIETMLNGLRQIQAQYPERLTIAERRR
- the rplU gene encoding 50S ribosomal protein L21, giving the protein MYAIIQTGGKQYRVEEGKVITVEKLAQAADEAIEFADVLSVVDGDNIQFGAPFVKGATVKGKVLTQGRGKKIRVFKYKSKSNYRRRQGHRQPFTKVLIESIALA
- a CDS encoding P-II family nitrogen regulator, whose product is METETGERGMRESCYWIMVFVLNHGEGADLSAAFHHEHVSGVTVMPAKGTISNSFLAKLGVREIRKDLVFAIEERKRARVLLPQMVERFKLGKKNRGIAYALPITGIYGSHTLNECKIEKKEGEDIMWQVIYTVVEKGLANTVVEAAGSAGARGGTILRGRGSASRNTTMIFDFPIEPEKEVVMVLAPQEKVQNIVDAISNKLHIDEPGHGIIFVQDVAAAYGLVEQK
- a CDS encoding DUF1538 domain-containing protein; translation: MGIFGEKLKEVSQSVLPIVILIFLLHVFLAPLSFDILLRCVVGTALIILGLTVFHVGVEIGVSPIGMHLGHAVTKYGKMIMVVMSGLVLGFAISMAEPDLRIYGQQVELFTSGDMTEKMLVYAVSAGIAVTLAFGLWRIVRSLALKHVFFLFYAMIGLLCLLVPREFIALSFDASGTTTGAMTVPFFLALAAGVSGFKSSDSVAAEEDSFGLVGIASAGAILGVLLMAVVTAQQPLGASVTVPDQAALEPFWQSLAYLVPHMFWEVFLSILPVTLLFYLAHFFIEKVQGAEFFRINAGVVYTYLGLVIFMTGVNFGFNRAGYELGMEIARLEGSVVLVLVGLVIGLVVILAEPAVFPLVNQIEDITSGYVPRKLVLIALSLAVGSAVAFSMLRIVLPGLELWHMLLPGYLIAIALSYFVPNLFVGMAFDSGGVASGPMAATFVLSFASGAARHFPGADVFLDGFGVVALIAMMPIVALQLLGMVFQWKQKRGNEA
- a CDS encoding ABC transporter substrate-binding protein; its protein translation is MNQKRKRKWMIVVGVIVVLAAAVLLLRGFGEKTPKTVKTTQQLTYTDSLEREVTFNAPTQRVIALDNIEAKIVDALGVTPLAVTTHASLPQRLAEKWKALPQLSAQPNPAEIAALSPDIVVGPAAHVSPEWIASLTEDNVPVLFWKTESLADIENRIYFWGAVLGREPAAEKIVHNMETSIEKTRNAFASVPPKHVLIIDVNDNGVGACDSHTLIGNLAQLIPMVNLADELADVPRDREGLIPIENVIKANLQPQAVIVLREQDAASPGAAAWEELESSAYWQTLPALASGNVTMFTDDEISATVSVRAADAVALLAKTLYGPRDS
- a CDS encoding flavodoxin family protein, with the translated sequence MAQTIMVTYASQTGNTKQVAEAIADELGVSAVPMEAADPSQAECIAVGFWVHAGKPCEEATRFLESLAGKKVFLFGTMGAKPSEEHAILSARAARDMIAERNLLLGQFICQGKLADTIQKEVTTLVRFPYGEPVTLTRDMMADSASHPDAADFEAARQEARKAFAKVRR
- the yihA gene encoding ribosome biogenesis GTP-binding protein YihA/YsxC; protein product: MAEESFRIVESSYLLSAVKLSQCKKDDLKEIAFIGRSNVGKSSLINSLCNHRGLAMVSREPGKTRTINYFSIRSKQAVDGAGDAGESEQNWYLVDLPGYGFAKTGHENRDAWSGFIADYAANSRHLALMCLLIDLRHPQLPIDKKAYQWLRGLGMPLQVIGTKADKLGQSDRQKNIRTIAHEYPGDYPPLMYSSKNHLNRQALLQVIQGFVVDPQEASHA